From Scleropages formosus chromosome 1, fSclFor1.1, whole genome shotgun sequence, a single genomic window includes:
- the alkbh1 gene encoding nucleic acid dioxygenase ALKBH1, whose protein sequence is MAKMAASVVEHGQDAFKNLFKYYKRRNPPPDFSNVIDFSKGVSTDKVYPAKLNFAAFSERDARMVGLRPVQAWRAFGLEGYPGFIFISNPFLPDSQQYWVKQCLKVYPQKPNVCNLDMHMPAAETADIWERSAELIRKKNGGKSEPRTLLERLRWVTLGYHYNWDTKTYSAEHHSSFPADLSRMSQHVAAACGFPAFSAEAGILNYYRSDSSLGIHVDESELDHTMPLLSFSFGQSAVFLLGGAKREDPATAMFTHSGDIMVMSGASRLLYHAVPRILAPPTVAPTSPGLFKQSHRLQQDISEDSLVHNIEEGDWEVCEHYLRTSRLNVTVRQVLGPGQAFPSQTLNKVTLSSSRGSYHQDESTEDVNIKTKKMRNNTDCSTES, encoded by the exons ATGGCAAAGATGGCTGCTTCGGTAGTAGAACATGGACAGGATGCTTTTaagaatttgtttaaatattacaaaCGTAGAAATCCGCCGCCAGATTTCAGCAACGTCATAGACTTTTCTAAAGGTGTGAGCACTGACAAG GTTTACCCTGCCAAACTAAACTTTGCTGCATTCAGTGAAAGGGATGCGCGGATGGTGGGACTTCGGCCAGTCCAAGCCTGGAGGGCCTTTGGTCTTGAAGGTTATCCAG GTTTCATCTTCATCTCAAACCCATTTCTTCCTGACTCACAGCAGTACTGGGTGAAGCAGTGCCTTAAGGTCTACCCACAAAAACCCAACGTGTGCAACCTGGACATGCACATGCctgctgcagagacagcagacATCTGGGAGAGGAGTGCAGAGCTGATAAG GAAGAAAAATGGTGGAAAATCTGAGCCCAGAACACTACTGGAGAGGCTCAGGTGGGTGACACTGGGCTACCACTACAACTGGGACACTAAG ACCTACTCAGCAGAGCACCATAGCTCCTTCCCTGCAGACCTCAGCCGCATGTCCCAGCATGTGGCTGCAGCCTGTGGGTTCCCAGCATTCAGTGCAGAGGCAGGGATCCTCAATTATTACCGCTCTGATTCTTCCCTTGGGATCCATGTGGACGAGTCCGAGCTGGACCACACCATGCCACTTCTGTCTTTTAG TTTTGGACAGTCTGCTGTCTTCCTCCTGGGAGGAGCCAAAAGGGAAGACCCTGCCACCGCAATGTTTACGCACAGCGGTGACATCATGGTGATGTCTGGTGCCAGCCGTCTACTTTATCACGCCGTGCCTCGCATCCTAGCCCCACCCACTGTTGCCCCCACTTCGCCAGGCCTTTTCAAGCAGTCTCACAGACTGCAGCAAGACATCTCAGAGGATTCGCTGGTCCACAACATAGAAGAGGGAGACTGGGAGGTGTGTGAGCATTATCTCCGAACATCCAGGCTCAATGTAACTGTCAGGCAAGTGCTGGGACCTGGCCAGGCTTTTCCTTCACAGACTCTAAACAAGGTGACCTTGTCTTCATCCAGAGGGTCCTACCATCAGGATGAGAGCACAGAGGATGTAAacataaaaaccaaaaaaatgagGAATAACACTGATTGTTCTACTGAGTCATAA